The segment CACTTACGGCTTCTGTAAGAATGTCCTGGATATGCCAAATCTGAGAGGATAGTCCATTATAATATTGTACCTACATATGAAATAACTGTTTAAGAAAAAGTGATTTTAAAAGAAAGCTAGAATGACTCCTAAACAAAATAAAACATATACCTTTTAGTTACTCCAATGTCATGAATGAGTCTCCCGTCCCCAAATTTGAGATCAACCTTATGAACAATACTCTCGCCATCAGCTTATTCATGTGAAAGGTCATCAATAGTTAAATGTAGTTGTAATAGAATTTGGAAGATATTTTTCTTGCACAAATTTTGGTGGTGTATGCTATCAGTGAACAACTTAGATAATGCTAATGCCAGAGATAGATGGTTCATCTTGATCAGTTAATGCAGCTGCTAGGCTGATAAATAAATACATTAGGTACACCTAAATGCTGTCACTTCTATCGTGATGTACTATTTTACTTGTTAGATAGATGGCAGACGATTGATTAGCATTTCCCAACTTACATGAAATTACTCCAAGCACATAGTAAGGCTTTTCAGTATTTGTCCCCATGATCACCAGTTCTCCACTCCCATGAATTTTCTATACAAACAAGTCATTATGTGAGCAAGTGTTGTTGAAGAGTTATAGTTATCTAATAAGAATCTTGAAGGACTTATGCATATTCTTCATAACATTAGGTCTCCCTTTATTTTTTGCAAGGAGTTTGTAGTAGGAGCAATATTTGACAGTTGCCATTTCATTACCTTCGGATGACTAGTGAAAGGTTGGTTCCAAGCTCCATTAATGCTATAGGGTCCTAGTGTATTGAGATTGTTGATGTTGATTTCGTAAGGCAGATGGCTCTCCATGACAGCAAAGGCTCGTCCAGCGTGCTCGAATATGCTTGTATTTGCGCTATCCTTTACAGCCTTTCCAAATCTCAACTACGCCATAAAACTTTTGTCAGGATTGCAGAAGAAGCGATATAGCAATTGCAACTACTATATGCATTGTTGTCCTATTTACTGTCAAGTTCTGTAagacttagggcctgtttagattggggatgaaaattttttaggtgtcacatcggatgtgtcggaaggatgtcgggagcggtttttagaaactaataaaaaaacaaattacatagctcgtcaggaaactacaagacaaatttattaagcataattaatctgtcattagcatatgtgggttactgtagcacttaaggctaatcatggagtaactaggcttaaaagattcgacttgtgattctcaactaaactgtgtaattagtttatttttttatctacatttaatgttccatgtatgtgtccaaagattcgatgagatggatgacaaattttttggtggggaactaaacagggccttacaaTATTAAGAACAAATGCAGCTAGTGTGGCATAGGGTTGTCCATCAGCAGATGGCACAAAAGCCACGTCATTCTTTTCTCTCTCCAACTGAAAGGTATCTGAGTTCACATACTTGTTCCTGTACGATATCTTCCATTCTCCTAGATTGCTCTTGTTAAAGTACACAGCATGTAGCATTCCATGACCTTCATAATACGTATATGATGTTGAACCAAATATGGAATCTGCGATTGTCTGTGTTGGGTTGAGAGGGTTCGGACCTGTTGAAGTAGTTCAATACATCAATCAAGTCATCAAGACATGGATATTCTTACTTGGATGATGATAGCTTCCTAAACATTTTAAATGTAGTGTGATGTGAATCTGGAACCAGTAACCACCCATCGATTCAGCTGCAAAGCGTAATTCATTCTGTATTTTACATGACTTAAGTGGAGCTCACCATTTCTGATGTAGACACCCTCAGGAAAATCTCCTGGGACCTGTCCGTCAAGACTGTTGAGTAAAACTGCCTCGTCGATTTCGTTGACAGGTCTAAAATTCCCCTGTAGAAGACTTGCTCGATTTTATTTGTCTAATTGTAGTGATATGCATGAGTTCAGTAACATCATGAGCTGGGAAAATTTGCTCATAGTCATAGACATTTGCATATTCGATACTAAAAGAAGCACATTTGACACTGACAGTAGATTAAGAAAGTACTGCATAAGTAAAACAGACTGACACtgacatttttttcttttttttttctttttcccaaATGCCACGAGACACGAGTGATGATAAATAACATTTTTAAGTGGAAACATAAAATTAGTACCAGGGAATGCAAGCGGGAAAAGAGTAAATAAAATCATGCATCTTTGCATACACAATTTTAACCTCATTCAGAGAAGGCTGCTCAGAGAATCTGTAAGCTCTGTCTATGAATCTCTCAAGGAGATTTGAAGAGACCGACTTCAGAGCTTGCGATATTCCCTGCAGTATGAGGGCCTGCTTCTTCAATCCAGGAGATGGTGGCACCTAAACCGACGGCACGAATTAGTGGTGTGCCCTTTCATCGTACATATACCAACTTACTATGTTTTTTTTATCTAATTAATAGAACACCACCTTAGCTTGCAATACGCAAAGATCCAAGTTACTGTTGTTCAAGATATATATTGGAATATTGCTAAATTGTAATAGGATGGTACGGCCACGTTGTTACTTGTTACTGTATTCTGTTACTATAGATGTACTAGTATCTATCTACCAGCGTATTGAATGTTGCATCCTGCActagcccttgtttagttcacaccaaaatacaaaaacttttcaagattcttcatcacattaaATTTCACGTCACATACatacaacattaaatatagataaaaaaataactaattgcataatttatctgtaatttgcgagacgaattttgaaAATGCTAGTGTCTTTTTGCCACACAGCCCTGTGCAGTGCAGGAGTACTAGCTAGGAGTACAGCCTGTACATAGCTAACAAAGACAAGGATCAAGGTTTATTTGCATCACTGCATGATACCTTGATGGCATTTGGCGGAGTGAAGCAGGGGAGTGCATGATCAGCTGGAGCCCTGTGGCTGCGGATGCACCTGCACCTGCAGCTGTTGGTCGGTTTCAGGCCATCTCTGAACATGGCGTCGTCGTAGTCGTAGCTTTAGCCTCAGGGATATAAGATAACAATGGCTCGTGAGATGGATGCCATGGCCTTGGCTATAAAGACAAAGCCactcttaaaaaaaaaagacaaagccATGGGCTAGCCGCGACAAACATGGCTTATGCCGTCTCACGTCCCGGCCGTGGAGGGGAATAAGAGCATCTCCTACAGTCTAGCTATCCTCTCCCGCAAAAGGCGATTTAGTAATTCTAGAGCAAAAATTGACTCCAACAgccactctatttcgttttacTTTTTTCCTACACAGCTATTCCGGCATTTTCGCTCGCCAGAATAAGCGAGCCATCGTCGCTCGCCATGCATGGCCCCACACACGTTTCCCGCGCCCTCTCCCGTGAGCGCCATTTTCGAGCGTGCACCTTCTCTTCGCTTCGCCGCATTCACCTCCGCCGGTCGTCTGCCGGAAGCCCGAAACTCAGCACAACACACCAGCTCCTCCACGATACTCCTTTTGAAGCAGCATGCAGTAGCCGCCGCAGCCGCGGTGCCACTCATCGATCTCATTCGAGTTGCGTGCACAAGCAGGAGGCAGCATGGCTATGGCGGCGGCAAAACGGGACGCGACTCCAGCGCTGCGTCAGTGGACGAGCAAAAGTTGCATGGCTGAGTCCTCGCGTTACCCCTGCTGCCTAGGCTCTGCAGCTGCAGCACACGATGACACTAGTGGGGGAGAGAGCGGTGGACGACGTGGCACTTTTCAAAATATGGAGAATGGCTAATTTACAATAGCTGCTGTTGTGCTCTAGTGTTTTGAGGGGCTATCTATTTTAGAAACCCTCTAAATCTTAATTTTTAGAGTTTCATTTTAGATAatttcttggagatgctctaacatgGCAAGATTGGTCAGGCCTGGAGCGAACATAGTGGGGCATCACAgatgagacacatggaaaaaaCACATAAAATAGGCAGGTAGGGTTTGGTTTAAACACATTGATCGCGAGGGCATGGCCAATGGAACGCAACCTCCTCGTAGTGGCACATTTGTCCCCTGTTTATACATATAATAATGTTCTTTATTTACGGTGACGAGAGAATGGAATTACCGAATTATTAATAACATATGCTTCTGCTCTGATGGCGATCGTTTGGATTTTGGCGTCGTGTCTCGGCAGAATTGCTGTGCGCTCTGGTTGACAGACACACCCATGTCCACAGGCATCCGATCGATTGCGAGATACAGTAATGTGAGCACAGTACATACAAACGGGAACTTCTTTTACGGGAAATTCGAGAACTCAGTCGCCGTGCATTCATCGTACACACTACAGTACAGCATCTGTGACCACAAAACTCTACTCAGGCCTCGTCAAATTCCGAGTTCCGGCTACTGTGGGGACTGCCAACCCAAGACGACGATAAGCACACCACCCCGTGGTGTCTCTTCGATCAGGTCCAGCATTTTGAGACGCATCTCCATTTGATCATTTTCAATTTTTCATTCATGTTGCGGTTCCATCACCTGGGCCGCTGGGCACACAGCACGTTAGCTGCTACTGTTGAGCTTTAGGAACAAAACGCCACAAGTCGACGGCAATGTCAACCTCCTTTTTCTTGTGGAACTTGTACGTCTGCGGTAGACCGTAACGCAGCTGCAATTTTTCATGGAGGAAAAAAGGAGAAAGGGTATATTAAAAACCAGCAGCAGAACTAGGGGCTCTAGGGTTATGATCTGATGAATAAAAGTCAGGTTGCTTTCTTTGGGACCTCTCTGCCTTGTTAGGAATGTGGAACAAGGTACTGAGATGCATTCCTGGTAACAAGGAAAAGCGACTGGTGTTTATACAATATATTTACCTCGCATAGAACCTCCGCACTGCGGGCGTTGCAGCCACGCAAGGCCATCTTCTTGATATGCTGACAattcaaaaaaagaaaacaaatgtGAACAATTAAAGACAAAAAAAACCTGTGAAATGCACGAGAGAAAAATAAACGAAGATTTGGCACAGACAGGAGATCTCGTGAGTTATATTTCCATACTTGTTCTGTGAAAGAAAAAACTTACTTCTCTAGTGGAAGTCTTGTGTAGAGAATAGACAGCTTGAGAAGCAACCTGTCAATAGCAAATGGGACTTAAACGTCAATATAATCTTCCAACAGAAACTGCCGTCGCAAACAAGCACCAGTTCTGACCTTCAAGCCCATAGAGAGGAACTCCATGTCTGCTCCATTCCTTCTTGTACCAAAGGGAGGATTCATGACAACAGTGTCAACATGGACGCCTGCACTAAATTGCTTTCTATTCAGCAACAAATGTTGGGGAATGCTTTGGGACACTGAATGCATAAACATAAGGTTCAATTAGTGGGAAAAAGGATGCCTTTAAAAGTGTTCCATTTGTTCTGTGTGATGATGTTTCATCAACTTTATTGGCCTGACAATTGCTAATGTTGCACAAGTATTAATCGCTACTTCACTAGCGACTGATGTTCAATTTGCACTGGAGATCAATCTGCAGCTTGTTCAGTGAGGACACTGAAATTATGATTGTAAAGATGAGTTTCTAGACATGAACTACTTATTACAGTTACATTACTGATAATGTTGGGAAAAAGTTCTAGAAAGATGAGACACTAACATAAAGAGTTTTTACggtaataaataaataacactAGAGGCTCAGCCTCACTAGTTAGAATATGTTAGCACTTGAGAACAATACCTTTCAAATTTAAGTTCTTTATGTCAGACCAAACTAAGTCGATATCCAGCTGCACAATCAAACATTTAATAAAAAGATATATGTCATTCACAAGTTTGAGAAAATAAAGTTAGTTACAAATAATTATTTAAGTTTTAGTTTGAGTCACCAAATAATGCTTTCAGCTCTGCTTCATGAACATGGGTTTAAGTTTTAATGTAACCAATAACCATGGCATTTTTATGCTTCATGCAAGAACATCAGAGAAGCCAATAAAAGCAAAATTATCATTGCTTAGGTGCACTCAATTAAACATGAAAGAAGTACTGTTTTGTTGTATTACAAGATTTAGGTGGCCCCCATGCCTCCACCATAGGACAACTCATTTGTACAAGTACAAACATTAGTTTTATCAACTATTGACAAACTACATTCAGTAATACTGCTCAGGACTGTATGGCATAGCTTGGGTGTACCCAATGGTCAATCTTTCATCTAATTTTAGCTTTATTAGTTGCAATAATCAACTACCATTGGCTTCAGATTATATGTTGTTATCTGAAAGGAAGACTTCAATTTATGGAATAACTCAAACGTGGCCTCTGAGTTCAGCTTACAAGACTACATGCTGGTTTTGAAGAAAGGTGGACAGGCTTCAAGCATGTAAATATGTGCATTTTGGTCCCTCACAGGATGTCAACATAGAATCCCTACATCTAAGTTTTACAGGACAATGGAACTTTGAAATTGAAGGACATCTAATTTTACCTACAATCATTTGATATCTTTTAGTCAATGCAAATAGTTATCCAACGTATACAACTACCAAGAAATAACAACTAAGATGCTAGCTTGCTTGAAAATCACACTAACAAGTGATTTGGCATTGTGGTTATTTACAACTTTCAACAAACCATTGACAGGAAGATGCAGGTTAGCATTTTGCGCCAAATATATGTGAGAATATTGTCTAACGAACTAAAACATTGTACAGAGTTTGCTATTGATGCAAGTCAGAAACCATTAACAGGTGAAAACACAAGCATGGAAATAAAGTGAAGGGTTCTCAATTTCACAATAAAAGAATAGCTAAGTGGAAGGAAGACTGAAAAGCCAACACATTGTCATACCTCCAGATCAGCAGCATTTTCTTGAGCAAGTTCAAGTGACTGTGGGTCAATATCAATACCAAGAACATGTCTGTGAATCATAACATACCAATTCACATTAGAAATAGATGATAAGAAAACAAGCAACCAAAAACATACATTAATTTAGGGTTACATATATCAATGGGTATTTAAAAGTATTCTACGGTATCTAAAATCATTTCATGACATGGAATACTATTCTTTGTTTTAGCTTCACCTGCAAGACACATGCACAATTACTATCGAACAAGAACTTAGGCATAATCTATCAGGAAACAGTTGCAGAGGCAGACACTTTTTGTTAGATCCATGTGTACAAAAGAACCTTGCAAAACTACATAAGCAATAAACAGGaagtttgttttttttaaaaaaaaaaatactgaaGTAGACATACACACTAGAGGGATTGTCAGGGAAAGAAGAACATGATTGCCTAAAATAACCAAGTTAAACATACTCACTCAGCTTCCAGTAGAGCACTCCCCACAGCCAGAGTGCCACAACCACAGCCAAAGTCAGCTACCACTTTGCCAGTTATGTCATCAAAACTATTCTCCGCCTGATTGTATATCAAATCAACATGAATACGATAAAGCTAAGTAAACATCAAATCATAAGTAGTAGAATTTCAGTATCTAATTGCCACTTGCATCAGACCGACACAAccatagagaaggaatagtcaaGCAAAACATTACGAGACTAACAGCCAAGCAAAACATTACCAAATGTTGAATTATAGGTTGAAACAGACTAGTAAGAATTGGAATATTCCCAAGTTTGGGCTTCAATGGAAGTCTCAAAGGTTCCATTGATGAACCTTCGAGCCACAGTGAAAAGATGATCTGTTTTGCCAAAATTAAGATCAGAAGAGGCAAATACATGCATAGGCAAGGTCACAAggttcattttttttctctggGACAGGGCACTGAAGCAGCTAATTTCTTGGAACAAAGCCACCCAACTCCAGCCGTAAACCTACTGCTTAGCAGCTCAGTTGATTCAGAATCAAAGCTGCACTTTGTAGCACCCAATTCCATAATCCCACTACTGTCACAAGAAAGCCCGGCGCCGCATCCCAAGGCTATGTCAAGAAAAGAAAGATACATAGCATCCTGAAGCAAAGCGGGAAAGGATCGGAATCGGGGCAGGACGCAAGTGGCAGCACTAACCGTGTAGAGCATCCGCGACGCGATGTGAGGGCCCGTCGGATACTGCTCCAGCTCCACCTACACCCAACAACGCCGTCAATGGCAAAAGTCAGATACTCCTCCGCTTTTCCCCCCTCCCTTTTGTCGGGGTGGGGCGAGGCGAAATCGAGCAGGGGACGAGAAAGAAAGGCCACCCAAgaggtggcggcggtggcggactGGCGGTGGCGCAGTACCTTCGGGTTGGGGAACTGGGTCAGGCCACCCAAGAGGCCCTCCAGCTGCTTCAGCTTCATCTCCTCCCCCTCGCGTTGCCGTCTCCGTCGCCGTTGCCTTTGTCCCGGTGCAGACGAAGCGCACGACGGGCGCCGTGGAATGGAGAggtggagctgctgctgctgacggcgaggcgaggcgaggcggaCGGCGAGACACTTGCGCTCCAGAGTCCAGACTCCAATGGGGCGCAGCGATTTTAGGGCCAGAGAGTTGTCGGACTGGGCCTTGAGCGCACGAGTAAATGGGCTCTACTGTTAGCGGACTGAAAAAACAATCCCAACTTGTTTGAAAAGTCACCACTAAAGTGAACAGATGATTTATATCTTCCTATATAAACTGGGTAATAGTCTGAATTTTCCACTTGAACTCCAAAATTGGACATCTTACCTACTCAACCATCATCTATAAAAATTATTTAAATTACCTCACGTACTTTTCAAGGTGGTTGCATCATTTTTAGTTTTAATAAAATCTTATAATTGATAGTAAGGTTTTTAAACCATGAAAAAATGTCTCTAAACTTTTAAATTTTCTAGGGAAAAATATATCTAGAATCTTCCAACAAAAATATATTTAGCACTAAGGAAATGGAaaaaaatctagaaaaatatGTAACATTCACAAAACATGAAATTGATATATAATGCATTTTAAAAACTTTCCAAAACAAAAATATGAGATGCAACCAACAACAATGCAACATAAAGTTAATGCTAAATTCATATTATGTTTTAGTTGTGGATAATTTTCAAAAAAACATGTTTTGGAATTTTTCCAGTTTATTTGGATGTTTTCCCATTTTTCTAGAggcaaatatatattttttgaaaactTCTAGAGATACTTTCATGAcctataaatattttatttgagtTTTCTATGTCTCAATCCATCACTAAGTTTTTCTTGTAATTTTTTAAAGCTTCTGTATAGATACTTTACGTGGTTTGAAAACCTTTTTATCGGATATTTAgcatattttaaaaataaaaaggatGAACTGTCTTGAAAACTATTTCTAGCTTAGGGAGGGAGGAAAATTAAACTATCTTGAAAGTTTATGGGGTAAGATATTTAAGTTCGTTGGTTGTTTAGCTCAGTCGTCTAGCCACCAACTCCTCCTCACATATACTACATTAGCTCAGTCTCTGCCATGTCCACGATGTCGTGACCAACCACCATGCACGTGGCGTTCTTCTGCACCAATGCAGGTAAGGCCAGTCTTGCTGGAAGAGATGACAAAACAATTTGAGACTTAAGACGTCACGGGAGTTGGGTGGATTGTGCACAATCGGCTAATCATATCTAGTATGCGCTAGGCAAGACAATGATGGAAGTTACCGAAGGTGTCCTGATATATGTGGTGGCGATAAAGATATGCGAATAGGATAACCGAGAAGTGATGTGGGAAGGTGTCCTCTCACCATCATGTGCCTAGGTTATTAGCCATATGGTTGAGGCGGTAGAATCTTGTGTAGTCAACACCGATGTCAAAGTAGATATGTGTGAGGTCAACGGGCAATGGGTAATTTAAGGGATGTTTGGTTGGagatgttaaagtttaatatgtacaaatagcattttcgttttatttgacaataagtgtccaatcat is part of the Sorghum bicolor cultivar BTx623 chromosome 10, Sorghum_bicolor_NCBIv3, whole genome shotgun sequence genome and harbors:
- the LOC8070869 gene encoding methyltransferase-like protein 5 isoform X1 translates to MKLKQLEGLLGGLTQFPNPKVELEQYPTGPHIASRMLYTAENSFDDITGKVVADFGCGCGTLAVGSALLEAEHVLGIDIDPQSLELAQENAADLELDIDLVWSDIKNLNLKVSQSIPQHLLLNRKQFSAGVHVDTVVMNPPFGTRRNGADMEFLSMGLKVASQAVYSLHKTSTREHIKKMALRGCNARSAEVLCELRYGLPQTYKFHKKKEVDIAVDLWRFVPKAQQ
- the LOC8070869 gene encoding methyltransferase-like protein 5 isoform X2, which gives rise to MKLKQLEGLLGGLTQFPNPKVELEQYPTGPHIASRMLYTAENSFDDITGKVVADFGCGCGTLAVGSALLEAEHVLGIDIDPQSLELAQENAADLELDIDLVWSDIKNLNLKGVHVDTVVMNPPFGTRRNGADMEFLSMGLKVASQAVYSLHKTSTREHIKKMALRGCNARSAEVLCELRYGLPQTYKFHKKKEVDIAVDLWRFVPKAQQ